One window from the genome of Dolosigranulum savutiense encodes:
- a CDS encoding acyl-CoA dehydrogenase family protein — translation MFLSDELLTQIHERADKYDRENSFPYEDYEALKEAGYYKAFVPEEYGGAGLSLNEITKEQTRLAKAAPATALGINMHQIIVGLAKFMVRKGNKRGEQILRDAVDGKLLAFGISEPSNDRVLFGSICDAKPTKNGGYEFFGPKVFISMAEQCDRLVTYGMDTSGDEPKSVFAYIKNDPDTIDYSPDWDVLGMRATRSLNIKLNGAKASEEEILTKVDPGPSFDPVVFGIFAHFEILLAATYHGISERALELGIETVQGRKSIANDTTYDQDKDIRWRIAEAALKANQIPPQINALAEDIEQDADHGKFWMPRLSAIKNYATETALEVVQEITRASGGRSYSNNQELSRLLRDVHAGLFQPSDQESLHNAWAKILLGPIED, via the coding sequence ATGTTTTTATCAGATGAATTACTCACGCAAATTCACGAACGTGCGGACAAATATGATCGCGAGAACAGCTTCCCCTATGAAGATTATGAGGCACTCAAAGAAGCAGGTTATTACAAAGCTTTTGTGCCGGAAGAATATGGTGGAGCTGGCCTAAGCTTGAACGAAATCACTAAGGAACAAACACGATTAGCTAAAGCTGCTCCCGCTACTGCTTTGGGCATTAATATGCACCAGATTATTGTCGGTCTAGCAAAATTTATGGTCCGAAAAGGCAACAAGCGCGGTGAACAAATCTTACGAGATGCGGTGGACGGTAAATTACTTGCCTTTGGAATCTCTGAACCATCTAATGACCGTGTTCTCTTCGGGTCAATTTGTGATGCCAAGCCGACTAAGAACGGTGGCTATGAATTCTTTGGACCAAAAGTCTTCATCTCCATGGCTGAACAGTGTGATCGACTAGTAACTTATGGGATGGATACATCTGGTGATGAGCCAAAATCTGTCTTTGCCTACATTAAGAATGATCCAGACACCATCGATTATTCTCCAGACTGGGATGTCTTAGGCATGCGAGCAACCCGTTCTTTAAATATTAAACTGAATGGAGCAAAGGCGAGCGAAGAAGAAATTTTAACTAAAGTGGATCCGGGACCGAGCTTTGATCCGGTTGTATTCGGAATTTTTGCTCACTTCGAGATTCTTCTAGCTGCCACTTATCATGGTATTAGTGAGCGAGCCCTTGAGCTTGGTATCGAAACTGTTCAAGGACGCAAATCCATTGCCAATGATACAACTTATGACCAAGATAAAGATATTCGCTGGCGCATTGCTGAAGCAGCATTGAAAGCAAATCAAATTCCACCACAAATTAATGCATTAGCTGAAGATATTGAACAAGATGCTGATCACGGCAAATTCTGGATGCCACGACTTTCCGCTATTAAAAATTATGCCACCGAGACAGCCCTTGAGGTCGTTCAAGAAATTACACGGGCAAGTGGTGGTCGCAGCTATTCGAACAATCAGGAACTCTCACGCTTGCTTCGTGATGTTCATGCTGGTTTGTTCCAACCATCTGACCAAGAATCGCTCCATAATGCTTGGGCGAAAATTTTACTCGGTCCAATTGAAGATTAA
- a CDS encoding GNAT family N-acetyltransferase yields MKESWSAMFTFNNITHISTLVDDNEFFKQYYNEHAIFKHDWNFFQLKFQPYLQEFKLIEEMHYVFSKQHQLDYMKFFWPDNTPLTREMTTYFDQQGYQLQMLELFSLTPTQWHPTSLPPIQIERVNEQTLEKFKQINFQEDQLVSEAFAISHQAAYEQIYQTEGVSMYLASWDGQIVGSFHLYEQTDTLEIDHLLTVPEYRQRGIARSTINFVVSLSRKSNKPIILLADAEDSTPEMYRKLGFQRHSFIIGALKELNE; encoded by the coding sequence TTGAAAGAAAGTTGGTCCGCTATGTTCACCTTTAACAACATCACACATATTAGCACCCTTGTTGATGATAATGAATTTTTTAAACAATATTACAATGAGCACGCCATATTTAAACATGATTGGAACTTTTTCCAATTAAAATTTCAGCCATATTTACAGGAATTCAAACTGATCGAAGAAATGCATTATGTTTTCAGCAAACAACATCAGTTAGATTATATGAAGTTCTTTTGGCCTGATAATACGCCGTTAACCCGAGAGATGACAACCTATTTTGATCAGCAGGGTTATCAGTTACAGATGTTAGAACTTTTCAGCTTGACGCCAACTCAGTGGCACCCCACCTCATTACCCCCTATTCAAATTGAACGTGTTAATGAGCAAACTTTAGAAAAATTTAAACAAATTAACTTTCAAGAAGATCAACTTGTTAGTGAAGCATTCGCTATAAGCCATCAAGCTGCCTATGAACAAATCTATCAAACAGAAGGCGTCTCAATGTATCTCGCTTCATGGGATGGTCAAATTGTGGGGAGTTTCCACTTATACGAACAAACTGATACATTGGAAATTGACCACTTGCTTACTGTTCCTGAATATCGCCAGCGTGGAATAGCTCGTAGTACGATAAACTTCGTGGTAAGCCTTAGTCGCAAGTCCAATAAACCAATTATTCTCTTAGCTGACGCTGAAGATAGTACTCCTGAAATGTATCGAAAATTAGGGTTCCAACGACATAGCTTTATCATCGGGGCTTTAAAAGAACTAAATGAATGA
- a CDS encoding helix-turn-helix domain-containing protein, with protein sequence MSQDNESLTLCPKFQQAFAILGKKWNGLIIQVLLDGPHRFRDITEKIPEVSDRVLVERLKELEAVDIVTKDLDETCHLNCGYMLTEKGYDLEQSLVHIQQWANRWITL encoded by the coding sequence ATGAGTCAAGATAATGAATCATTAACCCTTTGTCCAAAATTTCAGCAAGCATTTGCTATTTTAGGAAAAAAATGGAATGGATTAATTATTCAAGTGTTATTAGATGGACCACATCGATTTCGAGATATTACCGAAAAAATTCCCGAAGTAAGTGATCGTGTCTTAGTAGAACGCTTGAAAGAATTAGAGGCAGTTGATATTGTGACGAAAGATTTAGATGAGACGTGTCACCTGAATTGTGGTTATATGTTAACAGAAAAAGGCTATGATTTAGAACAATCTCTAGTTCATATCCAACAATGGGCAAATCGATGGATTACCTTATAA
- the zapA gene encoding cell division protein ZapA gives MSQKPSRLKAEINGKDYTIVGLKPQKHMQVVVEIIQAELEELKKVTHKLDDERRAMLLAINAKSEQLELEKQVIQLQDELQQLQDKLNNKSIS, from the coding sequence ATGAGTCAGAAGCCAAGTCGCTTAAAGGCGGAAATTAATGGAAAAGACTATACGATTGTTGGCTTGAAACCCCAAAAACATATGCAGGTTGTTGTTGAAATTATCCAAGCAGAATTAGAAGAATTAAAAAAAGTAACCCATAAATTGGATGACGAACGGCGAGCAATGTTACTGGCCATCAATGCCAAATCCGAACAACTAGAATTAGAAAAACAAGTAATTCAGCTTCAAGATGAATTACAACAACTACAAGATAAATTGAATAACAAGTCAATTAGTTAG
- the pheT gene encoding phenylalanine--tRNA ligase subunit beta, translated as MLVSYKWLNDYLNLDHVSATELADKITLTGIEVDNIYKRSLDERVVVGEVISCDAVPESDHLNLTKVNVGLDQPLQIICGAPNVAAGLKVIVAKPGAVLPGDFQIKQTTLMELESHGMICSLEELGIKEDVIPKYAEKGIFILPDELEVGTPVAPYLGLDDTIIELDVTPNRSDALSMRGMAHEVGAILDQDPMFEQPGVIESSADITDYVDVSVEDANDVPYYSLRVIENVTIGESPLWLQRKLMNAGIRPVDVAVDVTNYVMLEYGQPLHAFDYNSLPAKEIHVRRGRDDETITTLDGKEWTLSTEQLVITSDDTPVAIAGVMGGKNSEVTAETTTIALETAQFNPTLVRKMAQQLNLRSQSSMRFEKGLNTAAVKEAADLAATLIAELTGGQVVNDRAEVGQLKTENTVVSIAKTKLERTIGIEFDEATLASIWHRLGFEFTLEDGQYTVAVPPRRPDIRMSADLVEEVARIYGYNRLPSTLPQMASTPGQLTAMQRMKRHVKYFLEEAGLHQAISYALTTPQKATLFNLSPTDQSVELAYPMSEDHKTLRQNIVSGLLDNAEYNHARQMKNMRFYELGRTFFRHEDGSISEKEQLGLLLSGEQLAASWNADAKEVDFFVLKGIVEELLTVLGNRQSVRFQATKDYPELHPGRAAEIYKGEQLIGLIGQLHPTLAAQYDLEAVYVAELDMSALVADNDATRLHHSIPKFPASSRDIALLVDQSVTHQAIIDVIQSHSDKMLVDITLFDLYEGEHVEPGKKSVAYSLTYQNPEANLKDAEVDAAFNRVKQALVDQLDATIR; from the coding sequence ATGTTAGTATCTTATAAATGGTTAAACGATTATTTAAACTTAGATCATGTATCAGCAACAGAATTGGCCGACAAGATTACATTGACCGGAATAGAAGTAGATAATATCTATAAACGTTCGCTTGATGAGCGAGTAGTTGTTGGTGAGGTTATCTCATGTGACGCTGTTCCTGAATCAGATCATCTCAACCTGACAAAAGTTAATGTGGGTCTAGATCAACCTTTGCAAATTATTTGTGGAGCACCTAACGTAGCAGCTGGCTTGAAGGTCATTGTAGCTAAACCTGGAGCTGTTCTTCCCGGAGATTTCCAAATCAAACAGACCACTTTAATGGAGTTGGAGTCACATGGGATGATTTGTTCGCTAGAAGAATTAGGCATTAAAGAAGACGTTATCCCCAAATATGCTGAGAAAGGAATTTTTATTCTACCGGATGAACTGGAAGTTGGAACGCCAGTCGCACCGTATTTAGGCTTAGACGATACGATTATCGAATTAGATGTGACGCCTAACCGTTCTGATGCACTCAGTATGCGGGGGATGGCACATGAAGTAGGGGCCATCTTAGATCAAGACCCGATGTTTGAGCAGCCAGGAGTTATTGAATCTAGTGCAGATATAACTGATTATGTAGATGTTTCGGTTGAAGATGCGAATGATGTTCCTTATTATTCATTGCGAGTGATTGAAAATGTGACAATTGGCGAAAGTCCACTTTGGTTGCAGCGTAAATTAATGAATGCAGGTATTCGACCCGTTGATGTCGCTGTTGATGTGACGAATTACGTCATGTTGGAATATGGTCAGCCACTTCATGCGTTCGATTACAATAGCTTACCTGCTAAAGAGATACATGTTCGTCGCGGCCGAGATGATGAGACAATAACCACTTTGGATGGGAAAGAATGGACCCTTAGCACGGAACAGCTCGTCATTACTAGTGATGATACACCGGTGGCTATTGCTGGAGTTATGGGAGGCAAGAATTCAGAAGTGACGGCTGAGACGACCACCATTGCTTTAGAAACTGCACAATTCAACCCAACCCTTGTCCGAAAAATGGCGCAACAGTTAAACTTGCGCAGCCAATCAAGTATGCGATTCGAGAAAGGATTAAACACGGCTGCGGTGAAAGAAGCAGCGGATTTAGCAGCAACACTCATTGCAGAGTTAACAGGTGGTCAAGTTGTCAACGACCGTGCTGAAGTCGGTCAATTAAAGACTGAAAATACGGTTGTTTCAATTGCAAAAACTAAATTAGAACGTACAATTGGGATTGAATTTGATGAAGCGACGTTGGCTTCTATTTGGCACCGACTTGGCTTTGAATTTACCTTAGAAGATGGACAGTATACGGTTGCCGTTCCACCACGTCGACCAGATATTCGGATGAGTGCGGATTTAGTAGAAGAAGTCGCTCGAATATATGGTTATAATCGCCTGCCGTCTACGCTACCACAGATGGCATCGACACCGGGACAATTAACAGCAATGCAACGTATGAAGCGCCATGTTAAATATTTCTTGGAGGAAGCTGGCCTCCATCAAGCTATTAGTTATGCACTAACTACTCCTCAAAAAGCCACTTTGTTCAATCTGTCACCCACCGATCAGTCTGTTGAATTGGCTTATCCAATGAGTGAGGATCATAAAACATTGCGTCAAAATATTGTCAGTGGCTTACTTGATAATGCGGAGTACAATCACGCTCGTCAAATGAAAAATATGCGCTTCTACGAATTAGGGAGAACATTCTTCCGTCACGAAGATGGCTCTATTAGTGAAAAAGAACAATTAGGTTTATTACTATCAGGGGAACAATTGGCTGCATCATGGAATGCCGATGCAAAAGAAGTTGATTTCTTTGTTCTAAAAGGAATTGTAGAGGAATTATTAACTGTTTTAGGGAATAGACAATCTGTCAGATTCCAAGCAACTAAGGACTATCCAGAACTTCATCCGGGTCGCGCCGCTGAAATTTATAAGGGAGAACAGTTAATTGGATTAATAGGTCAACTTCACCCTACGTTGGCAGCTCAATATGATTTAGAGGCTGTGTATGTGGCTGAACTAGACATGTCAGCATTAGTGGCTGATAATGATGCGACACGTCTGCATCATTCTATTCCAAAATTCCCAGCTTCATCGCGTGATATTGCGCTCTTAGTCGATCAGTCCGTTACTCATCAAGCGATTATTGATGTCATCCAATCGCATTCAGATAAGATGTTAGTTGATATTACATTATTTGATTTATATGAAGGGGAACATGTTGAACCTGGGAAAAAATCAGTCGCTTACTCACTCACGTATCAAAACCCTGAGGCGAACTTAAAAGATGCAGAGGTTGATGCTGCGTTTAACCGTGTCAAGCAAGCTTTAGTTGATCAATTAGATGCAACAATTCGATAA
- a CDS encoding peptidoglycan DD-metalloendopeptidase family protein, translated as MKRKQLLKIAIVASLSAPTFMQANSVLAESSEKLEKLQDEKKKIEQESSSVKSSIESSKNQIDALEQTEVELESAVASIQGNIESLIAQIHEQEQQIAAKESEIEQLQAEIESLKELIARRSEKLKEQARSVQTSGNSDKFVDMILSSENFSELVSRVNFVSRIVSNNQEIVEAQKEDVQALEEKEAKLAEEKEALNLAKSNLELDRQSLVFEQQALQYNIEQVAAERNMTAQELQSQLNKQDELANLSAQVDEAITSEEARIAEERRQREEAERQRQLEEQRRQEEAARQAAEQQEQAAAASAQEVTTQSTVNTSQSVSSTPSSSGWLRPASGYISSGFGYRTHPVFGYSDFHRGIDIAGSGSILASRAGRVTIAGYHPSYGNYVRIDHGDGYSSLYAHLASINVSMGQSVSQGQSLGIMGTTGTSTGVHLHFEIHQNGAPIDPAGFVN; from the coding sequence TTGAAACGTAAACAACTACTTAAAATAGCAATCGTTGCCTCACTTTCGGCACCGACTTTTATGCAAGCGAATAGCGTTCTGGCGGAATCATCAGAGAAGTTAGAAAAGCTACAGGATGAAAAGAAAAAAATTGAACAAGAAAGTTCCAGTGTAAAGTCAAGCATCGAATCATCTAAGAATCAAATTGATGCACTTGAACAGACTGAAGTGGAACTCGAATCAGCAGTTGCATCTATCCAGGGAAATATCGAGTCATTAATTGCTCAAATTCATGAACAAGAGCAACAAATTGCTGCGAAAGAATCAGAAATTGAACAATTACAAGCAGAAATTGAATCACTGAAAGAGTTAATTGCTCGCCGAAGTGAAAAATTAAAAGAACAAGCACGTTCAGTGCAAACATCCGGTAACTCTGATAAATTTGTTGATATGATTTTATCTTCAGAAAACTTTAGTGAGCTTGTCAGTCGAGTTAACTTTGTCTCACGCATCGTGTCTAACAACCAAGAAATTGTTGAGGCTCAAAAAGAAGATGTTCAAGCTTTAGAGGAAAAGGAAGCCAAATTAGCTGAAGAAAAAGAAGCCTTAAATTTAGCGAAGTCTAATTTGGAGCTTGATCGCCAAAGTTTAGTCTTCGAACAACAAGCACTCCAATATAATATTGAGCAAGTAGCAGCTGAGCGCAATATGACCGCTCAAGAGTTGCAATCACAACTGAATAAGCAGGATGAATTGGCGAACCTTTCAGCGCAGGTAGATGAAGCTATTACTTCAGAAGAAGCCAGAATAGCAGAAGAGCGACGTCAACGAGAAGAAGCTGAGCGCCAACGTCAATTAGAGGAACAGCGTCGACAAGAAGAAGCAGCAAGACAAGCGGCTGAACAACAGGAACAGGCTGCCGCTGCTTCCGCACAAGAAGTGACCACACAATCAACGGTGAATACTTCACAGTCAGTGTCGTCAACCCCTTCTTCATCGGGTTGGTTAAGACCAGCTAGTGGGTACATTTCAAGTGGATTTGGTTACCGTACTCACCCAGTTTTCGGTTATTCAGATTTCCACCGCGGTATTGATATTGCAGGTAGTGGCTCTATTCTAGCTTCTCGAGCAGGTCGTGTCACTATTGCTGGCTACCACCCTTCATACGGTAATTATGTTCGAATTGATCATGGGGATGGCTATTCTAGCTTATATGCTCACTTAGCTAGTATCAATGTATCTATGGGACAATCTGTCTCACAAGGACAATCATTGGGGATTATGGGAACAACAGGTACATCGACAGGTGTTCACTTACACTTCGAGATTCACCAAAATGGAGCACCTATTGACCCAGCAGGTTTTGTTAATTAG
- the pheS gene encoding phenylalanine--tRNA ligase subunit alpha, whose product MTLKEQLHTIQQKAIERLEQAKEAQAVEDIRIKYLGKKGDVTQVLKGMKDLAPEERPIVGKLANDVRDAIQAKISERKALLHQESLNKQLEEETIDVTLPGTVHSVAQTHIILQVIEEIEDLFLGMGYKIVEGNEVETEHYNFERINVPKHHPARDMQDTFYIDDKYLLRTQTSGTQPRTLEQHNFEEGPLKMISPGKVYRRDTDDATHSHQFHQIEGLVIDKDIAMTDLKGTLEEVAKAMFGDKHEIRLRPSYFPFTEPSVEVDVTCFKCQGSDEHCSVCKNTGWIEILGAGMVHPNVLEMSGVDPEVYGGFAFGLGPDRIAMLKHEIDDIRHFYTNDQRFLSQFKMKG is encoded by the coding sequence ATGACGTTAAAAGAACAACTACACACAATTCAACAAAAAGCAATTGAGCGGTTAGAGCAAGCTAAAGAAGCACAAGCTGTAGAAGATATTCGGATTAAATATTTAGGAAAAAAAGGTGATGTGACTCAAGTTCTAAAAGGCATGAAGGATTTAGCGCCAGAAGAACGCCCTATTGTGGGGAAATTAGCCAATGATGTGCGCGATGCGATTCAAGCAAAAATTAGCGAGCGGAAAGCTCTGTTACATCAAGAATCACTGAATAAACAGCTGGAAGAAGAAACAATAGATGTAACCTTACCTGGAACAGTTCACTCTGTGGCGCAGACACATATTATTTTACAAGTAATTGAAGAGATAGAGGATCTGTTCTTAGGAATGGGGTATAAAATTGTAGAAGGGAATGAGGTGGAGACGGAACATTATAACTTTGAACGAATTAATGTACCGAAGCACCATCCAGCTCGCGATATGCAAGATACGTTTTATATCGATGATAAGTACTTGTTGCGGACACAGACATCAGGAACACAACCACGTACATTAGAGCAGCATAATTTTGAAGAGGGACCACTGAAGATGATTAGTCCGGGGAAAGTTTACCGTCGTGATACAGATGATGCGACACATTCCCACCAGTTCCACCAGATTGAAGGGTTAGTAATCGACAAAGATATTGCGATGACGGATCTGAAGGGAACTTTAGAAGAGGTAGCGAAGGCCATGTTCGGTGATAAGCACGAAATTCGCCTGCGACCAAGTTACTTCCCTTTCACTGAACCATCAGTTGAGGTTGATGTAACATGCTTTAAGTGTCAAGGTAGTGATGAGCATTGTTCTGTCTGTAAAAACACGGGCTGGATCGAAATTCTCGGTGCTGGAATGGTTCACCCCAATGTGTTGGAGATGAGTGGGGTCGATCCGGAAGTTTATGGCGGATTTGCTTTTGGTTTAGGACCCGATCGAATTGCAATGCTCAAGCATGAAATTGATGATATTCGTCATTTCTACACGAATGACCAGCGCTTTTTAAGTCAGTTTAAGATGAAAGGATAG
- a CDS encoding HD domain-containing protein, giving the protein MGLLKGRWQADKEYLALVEDLLENEKFQKLGDITHHHYTTRLQHSIYVSYVSYKVAKRMDLDERAVARAGLLHDFFLESREDIERMGEGSHNYVHPKIALKNAKDITPISKLEEDIILKHMFLCTTCALPSYQESAVVTCVDKYCALAEVTKPFRQSALETFNRFKRTITLTNW; this is encoded by the coding sequence ATGGGGTTGTTAAAAGGACGTTGGCAAGCAGATAAAGAATATTTAGCATTAGTAGAAGATTTGCTTGAAAATGAAAAATTTCAAAAGCTTGGTGACATCACACACCATCATTACACCACACGATTACAACATTCGATTTATGTCTCATATGTGAGCTATAAGGTGGCAAAGCGGATGGATCTTGATGAGAGAGCTGTCGCAAGAGCAGGCTTATTGCATGATTTCTTTTTGGAATCTAGAGAAGACATTGAACGCATGGGCGAGGGCTCTCATAATTATGTGCATCCCAAAATTGCGCTCAAAAATGCGAAAGACATTACGCCTATCTCCAAGCTAGAAGAAGATATTATCTTGAAGCATATGTTCTTATGTACTACGTGTGCCTTACCAAGTTATCAAGAGAGTGCTGTTGTTACTTGTGTTGATAAGTACTGTGCTCTAGCTGAAGTGACAAAACCTTTCCGTCAATCTGCTTTGGAGACATTCAATCGATTTAAACGAACCATCACATTAACAAACTGGTAA
- a CDS encoding CvpA family protein, whose product MLFTLAIIIVLLLSIYVGIKRGIIYQLIMTIGFVLSYWIAISQYKLISYYVELIVPYGMPTSADENPFVLYSQDLIFNMRHAFYHGLSFFIVLAVGWLITRLVGRLLQFISGLQVDSYVNLIGGAIISFFVHYVALFFILFILSALPLNFVQRQFRSSSLSRAIVQYTPLLSEDAYQNWVVNTDQPLTNQK is encoded by the coding sequence ATGCTTTTTACACTAGCGATTATTATTGTTTTACTATTGAGTATTTATGTGGGAATTAAACGCGGAATTATTTATCAACTGATTATGACAATTGGTTTTGTGTTATCATATTGGATTGCGATTAGTCAGTATAAGCTGATTTCATATTATGTGGAGTTAATTGTGCCGTATGGGATGCCCACTTCTGCGGATGAGAATCCCTTTGTTCTTTATTCACAAGATTTGATCTTTAATATGCGACATGCTTTCTACCACGGTCTATCTTTCTTCATTGTTTTAGCAGTGGGCTGGTTAATTACCCGCTTGGTCGGACGATTATTGCAGTTCATTTCTGGATTGCAAGTCGACAGCTATGTGAATTTAATCGGAGGAGCGATTATTAGCTTTTTCGTCCATTATGTGGCGCTGTTCTTTATTCTATTTATCTTGTCAGCTTTGCCACTTAATTTTGTTCAGCGACAGTTTAGATCGAGTAGTTTGTCGCGTGCAATCGTTCAGTATACGCCACTCTTATCGGAAGATGCGTATCAGAATTGGGTAGTGAACACAGATCAACCATTAACTAATCAAAAATAA
- a CDS encoding RNA methyltransferase, whose product MLTPASNKQMKEWRKLTRKKYRQQLKRYLIEGDHLVEEAINSGQTIHELIATEEALDRYEATLQGRDVYIISKQVAEDISDTVTNQGIFATINMPDVQIELAAMRQILVLDAVQDPGNVGTLIRTADAAGFQAVILGQGTVDLYNPKVLRSAQGSHFHLPIIDADLQKWIPQAQAAGFDLFGSCLDETAKSYKEAVPSSMFALIVGNEGNGIRADVLALTDYNLYIPMQGQAESLNVAIAGSILMFHLAS is encoded by the coding sequence ATGTTAACACCAGCAAGTAATAAGCAGATGAAAGAATGGCGCAAATTAACGCGAAAAAAATACCGTCAACAGTTGAAGCGGTATCTTATTGAAGGCGATCATTTGGTGGAAGAAGCAATTAATTCAGGCCAAACGATTCATGAATTAATTGCGACGGAAGAAGCGTTAGACCGATATGAAGCGACATTACAGGGTCGTGATGTCTATATTATCTCGAAACAAGTAGCAGAGGACATTAGTGATACAGTAACGAATCAGGGTATTTTTGCAACGATTAATATGCCGGATGTGCAGATAGAGTTAGCCGCTATGAGACAAATCTTAGTTCTAGATGCGGTGCAAGATCCCGGAAATGTCGGAACACTTATTCGTACGGCAGATGCTGCTGGTTTTCAGGCGGTTATCTTAGGTCAAGGGACGGTTGATCTTTATAACCCAAAAGTTCTCCGTTCTGCGCAAGGAAGTCATTTCCACTTACCAATTATAGATGCTGATTTGCAAAAATGGATCCCGCAAGCACAAGCAGCTGGATTTGATCTATTTGGTTCATGTTTGGACGAAACAGCTAAGTCTTATAAAGAAGCAGTTCCTTCATCGATGTTTGCATTGATTGTTGGAAATGAAGGGAATGGCATTCGTGCAGATGTTTTAGCGTTAACGGATTATAATTTGTACATCCCGATGCAAGGTCAAGCAGAATCATTAAATGTAGCTATAGCTGGTAGTATTTTAATGTTTCACTTAGCTTCATAG
- the mgtE gene encoding magnesium transporter, translating to MSFLQLDKDVYYEDIYTAIDNNDRTTFRELYLKLHDRDQHELFDSLYPEKKQKIAEFLTPQEFSEVFEWMDVDAQELVVQSLSNEYVAEMFNHIANDNVVEYLTQSDSDQEALLAMMDSEESRRVRELLSYAEDTAGSIMTKEYIAINHEQTIDEVMVQLRDVGHDAETIYYLYVVNDENHLVGVLSLRDLLLAEKTDIVKEIMSTHVVSARIDQDQEEVAKIIQDYDLLAIPVLSHDSRMQGIVTVDDIIDVIEEEAAEDFIEFAAIKPDDSDDKEVTALRAAKQRTPWILILLILGLLTSGVIGYFEHTLESVVVLAAFIPMIMGTAGNIGTQALAVTVKNISDNNVSSQPILQTVREELVSGSIIGIILALILAIVSLVLYQNLALMIIVSLSMVLVSIMSAVVGTTIPILFDKFNIDPAVASGPFITTINDIFGLVVYFMIATSLLHYL from the coding sequence ATGAGTTTTTTACAATTAGATAAAGATGTCTACTATGAAGATATTTATACGGCAATCGATAATAATGATCGTACCACTTTTCGCGAACTCTATTTAAAATTGCATGATCGTGATCAACATGAATTGTTTGATTCTTTATATCCAGAGAAAAAGCAAAAAATAGCTGAATTTTTAACGCCACAAGAGTTCTCAGAAGTGTTTGAATGGATGGATGTTGACGCTCAGGAATTAGTTGTCCAGAGCTTGTCTAATGAATATGTAGCTGAGATGTTCAATCATATTGCCAATGATAATGTGGTGGAATATTTAACGCAAAGTGACAGCGATCAAGAAGCGCTACTGGCCATGATGGATAGTGAAGAGAGCCGTCGTGTACGTGAATTGTTGTCTTATGCAGAAGATACAGCTGGATCCATTATGACCAAGGAATATATCGCCATTAATCATGAGCAGACAATTGATGAGGTCATGGTGCAATTGCGCGATGTAGGTCATGATGCTGAGACAATTTATTATTTATATGTGGTGAATGATGAAAATCATTTGGTTGGTGTGCTATCCTTGAGAGATTTATTGTTAGCAGAGAAAACCGATATTGTTAAAGAGATTATGTCGACACATGTAGTGAGTGCGCGGATTGACCAGGATCAAGAGGAAGTCGCCAAAATCATTCAAGATTATGACTTACTGGCTATTCCGGTGCTAAGTCATGATTCTAGAATGCAAGGAATTGTAACCGTTGATGATATTATTGACGTTATTGAAGAAGAAGCGGCTGAGGACTTTATTGAATTTGCGGCGATTAAACCGGATGATTCTGATGACAAAGAAGTAACTGCACTGCGAGCAGCAAAGCAACGAACGCCTTGGATTTTGATTTTGCTGATTCTGGGATTACTGACCAGTGGAGTTATCGGCTACTTCGAACACACATTGGAATCAGTTGTTGTCTTGGCTGCCTTTATTCCAATGATTATGGGAACGGCTGGAAATATCGGGACACAAGCGTTAGCAGTGACGGTCAAAAATATTTCTGACAATAATGTGTCCAGTCAGCCAATTTTACAGACAGTGCGGGAAGAACTCGTATCAGGTTCTATTATAGGAATTATTTTAGCATTGATTTTAGCTATTGTGTCACTTGTGCTGTATCAGAACCTAGCTTTGATGATTATTGTTAGCTTATCAATGGTGTTGGTGTCAATTATGTCTGCAGTTGTGGGGACAACTATTCCAATTTTATTTGATAAGTTTAATATTGACCCTGCTGTAGCGAGTGGTCCGTTTATTACAACCATCAATGATATATTCGGGTTAGTGGTATATTTTATGATTGCCACCTCCTTGCTGCATTACTTATAA